Proteins encoded by one window of Mariniplasma anaerobium:
- a CDS encoding cation:proton antiporter — MIEVMDIVVFSLMGFGILFTLVRMIKGPKLSDRVVSLDTFNMIVIGVIVVLASVFKSSLYLDIAIVYAILAFLETVVFSRYLEGKNYGNN; from the coding sequence ATGATTGAAGTTATGGATATTGTGGTTTTTTCTTTAATGGGTTTTGGTATTTTATTTACCTTAGTTAGAATGATTAAAGGTCCAAAATTGAGTGATAGAGTTGTATCACTTGATACGTTTAATATGATTGTTATTGGTGTAATCGTCGTATTAGCATCTGTATTTAAGAGCAGTTTATATTTAGATATAGCCATTGTTTATGCTATATTGGCTTTTCTTGAAACAGTTGTATTTTCTAGATATTTGGAGGGTAAAAACTATGGAAATAATTAG